A genome region from Christensenella minuta includes the following:
- the dxr gene encoding 1-deoxy-D-xylulose-5-phosphate reductoisomerase has protein sequence MRNITILGVTGSVGQQAADVARAYPERIHVGCVSAHNDVRTLAGLANKLRAEYVAVTGAGADLELLKELLDYDAEILSGPEALTRACTAGNPDMVVLSVLGIAGLPAFEECLKHKIAVALANKESLVCGGKLVQRMIRETGTLVLPVDSEHSALFQCLNNRFDVSEVQKLWITASGGPFLHWSKDEIDHAPLERALKHPRWSMGQKITIDSASLANKGLEVMEAHFMYGMPAERIKVLVHPQSIVHSMVEWRDGSVTAQMGPVDMRMPIQKSLLFPEMLENPCVKPLNFYEIGRLEFLEPDMERFPCLALAFEAIDTETTTVYNSANEEAVASYLAGDIEFHRIYELIGDSMKKFGGYIPQTISEILELDKDVRAYVGTLL, from the coding sequence TTGAGAAATATAACGATATTGGGTGTAACCGGCTCGGTAGGGCAGCAAGCGGCGGATGTGGCAAGAGCCTACCCTGAACGAATCCACGTAGGATGCGTTTCCGCACATAACGATGTCAGAACATTGGCGGGACTGGCAAACAAACTGAGAGCGGAATATGTTGCGGTCACCGGAGCCGGTGCGGATCTGGAATTATTGAAAGAACTTCTCGATTACGATGCGGAGATTCTTTCGGGTCCGGAGGCTTTAACCCGGGCGTGCACGGCGGGAAATCCGGATATGGTTGTTTTATCCGTCCTTGGAATTGCGGGCCTCCCGGCGTTTGAAGAGTGCCTGAAGCATAAGATCGCCGTTGCACTGGCAAATAAAGAGTCGCTTGTATGCGGCGGAAAGCTTGTGCAGCGGATGATTCGTGAGACGGGTACGCTCGTCCTCCCTGTAGACAGCGAGCATTCGGCCTTATTCCAATGCCTGAATAACCGTTTCGATGTGTCGGAAGTGCAAAAACTGTGGATCACCGCCTCCGGCGGGCCATTCCTGCATTGGAGTAAAGATGAAATAGATCACGCTCCACTTGAAAGAGCATTGAAACATCCGCGTTGGTCCATGGGCCAGAAGATTACGATTGATTCGGCCTCTCTTGCGAATAAAGGGTTAGAGGTGATGGAGGCCCATTTTATGTACGGGATGCCGGCAGAGCGGATCAAGGTGCTGGTACATCCGCAAAGCATCGTGCACTCCATGGTAGAGTGGAGGGATGGTTCGGTAACGGCCCAGATGGGACCAGTCGATATGCGGATGCCGATTCAGAAGTCCCTGCTTTTTCCGGAAATGCTGGAAAATCCCTGTGTAAAGCCGCTCAATTTTTATGAAATCGGCAGGCTTGAGTTTTTGGAACCGGATATGGAACGCTTTCCCTGCCTTGCGCTGGCGTTTGAGGCGATCGATACGGAAACGACTACCGTTTATAATTCGGCAAATGAAGAAGCAGTCGCCAGTTATTTGGCGGGAGATATCGAGTTTCACCGTATCTATGAATTGATTGGAGACAGCATGAAAAAGTTTGGCGGATATATTCCGCAAACAATTTCTGAGATATTGGAATTGGACAAAGACGTGAGGGCATATGTTGGAACATTGCTATGA
- a CDS encoding phosphatidate cytidylyltransferase: protein MLKRILSAVPIIIVVALAAIFQSWVMVALAVALALATQFEIVRAFDRNGKPVTAYLSYAFAVVLAAFFAGFFILLQKGLDYTSWMPLMLLCAFVVLIMLVFIVSMFSKRHTADSVANTIFTFVYPQLFLALFYLLILGNIGDYCRMFVVFLMVLVPAMFSDTFAYFIGMAFGKRKLCPQISPKKTVAGSVGGVVGGLVGALLISMLFWGGKNLAGFMAAGAALGAISQLGDLSASFIKRSLNIKDFGKILPGHGGIVDRMDSILFCIPAVFILTIAGLV, encoded by the coding sequence ATGCTAAAAAGAATTCTGTCGGCAGTACCTATTATTATTGTTGTGGCGCTCGCCGCAATTTTTCAAAGCTGGGTGATGGTGGCGCTCGCGGTGGCGCTCGCCCTGGCTACGCAATTCGAGATTGTACGCGCCTTTGATCGCAATGGCAAACCGGTCACAGCTTATCTTTCTTACGCGTTTGCTGTAGTCCTGGCGGCTTTTTTTGCAGGTTTTTTTATTTTGTTGCAAAAAGGCCTGGATTATACATCGTGGATGCCTTTGATGCTGCTTTGTGCGTTTGTTGTGCTAATTATGCTGGTCTTTATTGTATCCATGTTTTCTAAGCGGCATACGGCGGACAGCGTTGCAAATACAATTTTCACCTTTGTTTATCCCCAGCTTTTCCTTGCGCTTTTTTATCTGCTTATTTTAGGAAACATAGGCGACTATTGCCGTATGTTTGTGGTATTCCTCATGGTTCTTGTGCCAGCCATGTTTTCGGATACGTTCGCTTATTTTATTGGTATGGCATTTGGCAAGCGCAAGCTGTGTCCGCAGATCAGCCCCAAGAAAACTGTGGCGGGCAGCGTCGGCGGTGTGGTTGGCGGGCTCGTAGGAGCGCTTTTGATTTCAATGCTGTTTTGGGGAGGTAAAAACCTTGCCGGGTTTATGGCAGCAGGCGCTGCGCTGGGAGCGATTTCACAGCTCGGCGATCTTTCCGCGTCGTTCATAAAGCGTTCACTGAATATTAAGGATTTTGGGAAGATTTTACCTGGCCACGGTGGTATAGTAGACAGGATGGATAGTATTCTGTTTTGCATTCCGGCAGTATTTATTTTAACGATTGCCGGGCTGGTATAA
- the secD gene encoding protein translocase subunit SecD, whose protein sequence is MKKRSLVGIIVTFVLIALLCFVVINGFSVGIYEVKPLNGIQQGLDLTGGVYTVYQATDTSVDNFDEKMDGAMLVLRDRLDAKGFTEATVTKQGTDRIRVEIPINSTSEIQDPNEVAEFIGTPAKLEFVDPNGNTVLEGSDIASAQAGQNPQTLEYVVSFELTQAGAEKFAAATEEFLKQTISITIDGETISAPKVDSIIADGKGQITGNFTAESAQDLAMQIESGALPLDLQEIEVRSISATLGAGALQNSIMAGLIGLAILFAFILIYYRLPGLVACMALVAYVCFVLLLLGSVPGVQLTLPGIAGIILGIGMAVDANVIIFERFKEEFRSGKTLRTSFNGGFQKAFVTILDSNVTTLICAIVLAAFGTGTLKSFAYTLIISIVVSMISALAITRGILKMFINLNIKNPNVFMAMARQLREAAKAAKEGGGAQ, encoded by the coding sequence ATGAAAAAACGTAGCTTAGTCGGCATCATCGTTACATTCGTACTCATCGCTTTGTTGTGTTTTGTTGTCATCAACGGTTTCAGTGTTGGAATTTATGAAGTCAAGCCGCTCAATGGTATCCAACAGGGACTGGACCTGACGGGCGGTGTATACACCGTTTATCAGGCAACTGATACATCAGTCGATAATTTTGATGAAAAGATGGATGGCGCGATGCTAGTACTTCGTGACAGGCTCGATGCAAAGGGCTTCACGGAGGCGACTGTAACCAAGCAGGGAACGGACCGGATCCGTGTTGAGATACCAATCAACAGCACCAGCGAAATCCAGGATCCGAACGAGGTCGCCGAATTTATAGGGACGCCCGCTAAACTGGAATTTGTTGATCCGAACGGAAATACCGTTCTCGAGGGAAGCGATATTGCGAGTGCGCAGGCGGGGCAGAACCCCCAGACCCTGGAATATGTCGTAAGCTTTGAACTGACACAGGCGGGCGCGGAGAAATTTGCCGCCGCCACTGAAGAATTCCTTAAGCAAACGATTTCCATTACGATAGACGGAGAGACGATTTCCGCTCCGAAGGTCGACAGCATCATTGCCGACGGAAAGGGCCAGATTACAGGAAACTTCACTGCGGAAAGCGCACAGGACCTTGCAATGCAGATCGAAAGCGGTGCGTTGCCGCTCGATTTACAGGAAATTGAGGTGCGTTCCATCAGCGCGACCCTTGGTGCGGGTGCGCTCCAGAACAGCATTATGGCGGGACTTATTGGCCTTGCGATCCTATTTGCGTTTATACTGATTTATTACAGGCTGCCAGGCCTTGTGGCCTGCATGGCGCTCGTGGCCTATGTCTGCTTCGTATTGTTGCTTCTCGGCAGCGTTCCGGGTGTACAGCTGACACTGCCGGGTATCGCGGGCATCATACTTGGTATCGGAATGGCGGTCGATGCGAATGTCATCATATTCGAGCGTTTCAAGGAAGAATTCCGGTCGGGAAAAACATTGCGTACTTCCTTCAACGGGGGATTTCAAAAAGCATTTGTCACAATCCTCGATTCCAACGTCACGACCCTGATTTGCGCCATCGTACTTGCGGCCTTTGGTACAGGTACGCTTAAGAGCTTTGCGTATACTTTGATTATCAGTATCGTTGTATCCATGATTTCGGCCCTTGCCATCACGCGCGGGATTCTTAAGATGTTTATCAACCTGAATATTAAAAACCCCAATGTGTTTATGGCGATGGCAAGACAGCTTCGCGAAGCTGCTAAAGCGGCGAAAGAAGGAGGTGGCGCGCAGTGA
- the ispG gene encoding flavodoxin-dependent (E)-4-hydroxy-3-methylbut-2-enyl-diphosphate synthase, whose translation MERMKTKEVKIGNVVIGGGRPILIQSMTNTDTKDVRGTVAQIRALEEAGCEIIRCAVPDAESAAALKKIKDSISIPLVADIHFDAQAAIAAIENGADKIRINPGNIGGKEKIAAVVNAAKAAHIPIRVGANAGSLSRDILQKHDGPTAGALIESVLENIRTLERMKFDDIVVSIKSSNVSVCVEAYREIAKLVDYPLHLGVTEAGTYHMAVIKSAIAMGALILDGIGDTLRVSVTGDPVQEVYAARDILKSCGARKSGVEIISCPTCGRCTIDIEKIADSIERFTQNIKMPLKIAVMGCAVNGPGEAREADIGIAGGRGEGLLFAHGEIIKKVDEFDILPELRRMILELAKERNEER comes from the coding sequence GTGGAAAGAATGAAAACGAAGGAAGTAAAAATAGGGAATGTTGTAATCGGAGGCGGAAGACCGATCCTGATCCAGTCCATGACGAATACGGATACAAAAGATGTCCGCGGGACAGTAGCACAGATTCGTGCGCTTGAGGAAGCGGGCTGTGAGATCATCCGCTGTGCCGTACCGGATGCGGAAAGCGCAGCCGCCTTGAAGAAGATCAAGGATTCCATTTCTATTCCACTTGTCGCAGACATTCATTTTGATGCCCAGGCGGCAATCGCGGCAATTGAGAACGGCGCGGATAAGATTCGCATCAATCCGGGAAATATTGGAGGCAAGGAAAAGATCGCCGCCGTAGTGAATGCCGCGAAGGCAGCACATATTCCAATCCGGGTGGGCGCGAACGCAGGTTCCTTATCCCGGGATATCCTCCAGAAGCACGACGGCCCTACGGCAGGTGCGCTGATCGAGAGCGTGCTCGAAAATATCCGGACGTTGGAACGTATGAAATTTGATGACATTGTAGTCTCGATCAAATCTTCCAACGTATCGGTATGTGTCGAAGCATACCGCGAGATTGCCAAGCTGGTGGATTATCCGCTGCACCTAGGCGTGACGGAAGCGGGCACTTATCATATGGCGGTTATCAAATCCGCTATTGCGATGGGGGCTTTGATTTTGGATGGGATCGGCGACACCTTGCGTGTTTCCGTAACAGGCGATCCGGTGCAGGAGGTTTACGCCGCCCGGGATATCCTAAAAAGCTGCGGTGCGCGCAAGTCCGGTGTGGAAATCATTTCCTGCCCGACATGCGGCCGCTGCACAATCGATATTGAAAAAATAGCGGACAGCATCGAACGGTTTACTCAGAATATCAAGATGCCACTTAAAATTGCCGTAATGGGCTGCGCCGTCAACGGCCCGGGCGAAGCCCGGGAAGCAGATATCGGAATCGCCGGCGGCCGTGGGGAAGGTTTGCTGTTTGCGCACGGGGAAATTATTAAAAAGGTAGACGAATTTGATATTTTGCCGGAATTGAGGCGTATGATTCTGGAGCTTGCAAAGGAAAGGAACGAAGAACGTTGA
- the secF gene encoding protein translocase subunit SecF has translation MITKHFKKFLIVPIIIIVLGIIFGVINGGLNLGIDFTGGSIVSIDFKGEFDTDVVQKALDNNGMGDSPIVKAGEGYTQAEVRMRTLDTDELQSTTNEAILTDIRQTYPDAEIVSVDKVGGVASSELVRNAFLAVAIACGLMLIYIWIRFQLFNGISAVVMLVHDVGIMIAIMCILQIQINSAFIAACLTIIGYSINNTIVIFDRVRDNLKVMGTKHFTRTEISDTSIKETLTRTINTSVTTLIMIVCLYIFGVPTIKEFSFPIIVGLLAGVYSSVLLAAPMWALLADRFDRKKQQRSKAKAKPKKKAAKA, from the coding sequence GTGATTACGAAACACTTCAAAAAATTTTTGATTGTGCCGATTATTATTATTGTGCTGGGGATCATCTTTGGCGTTATCAACGGCGGCCTCAACCTCGGAATTGATTTTACGGGCGGCAGCATTGTGTCTATTGACTTTAAAGGCGAATTCGATACGGATGTCGTGCAGAAAGCACTCGACAATAACGGGATGGGTGATTCGCCGATCGTGAAGGCCGGAGAGGGATATACGCAGGCCGAAGTTCGTATGCGCACGCTTGATACTGATGAACTGCAGTCCACGACCAACGAAGCAATTCTGACAGATATCCGGCAAACCTATCCCGATGCTGAAATCGTGTCGGTTGATAAGGTCGGCGGCGTTGCCAGCTCGGAGCTGGTCCGCAACGCATTCCTTGCAGTAGCGATCGCATGCGGGCTGATGTTGATTTATATTTGGATCAGGTTCCAGCTTTTCAACGGTATCAGCGCAGTCGTTATGTTGGTCCATGATGTCGGCATTATGATTGCCATCATGTGTATCCTGCAAATCCAGATCAATAGTGCGTTCATTGCGGCGTGCCTGACGATTATCGGATATTCCATCAATAATACGATCGTGATATTCGACCGTGTCAGGGATAACCTCAAGGTGATGGGGACCAAACACTTCACGCGTACAGAAATCTCCGATACGAGCATTAAGGAAACACTTACGCGTACGATCAATACGTCTGTTACGACGCTGATTATGATCGTGTGCCTGTATATCTTTGGCGTCCCGACGATCAAGGAATTTTCTTTTCCGATCATCGTGGGGCTGCTGGCGGGCGTATATTCTTCCGTGTTGCTGGCCGCGCCGATGTGGGCGCTCCTTGCGGACCGGTTCGACAGGAAAAAGCAGCAGAGAAGCAAGGCCAAAGCAAAGCCGAAGAAAAAAGCGGCAAAAGCTTAA
- a CDS encoding M50 family metallopeptidase → MQIILSIIVTLLVLTALVVAHEFGHYIVAKKRGIKVAEFAIGFGPKLIKWHRGETEFSIRPFFIGGYNKFADDEEKEPVPGDFRAASLKSRFLTIIAGPLMNVIVAVILAAVLLMTVGNAQPVVTGLEQNSTAQAAGIMEGDIIREMNGVRIDFTYDLQDAYGAAQGDKLLLTVERGGEKLSFSIPYEQEEVDGRKVTGMSLSLEPRTFNFFEAIVLSFKWLFLVTREMIMALGSLFFMGQGVENMSGIVGVASMVGQAAMIGWDQVVNLTALLSINLAIVNLLPIPALDGGKIVLYAVEGIRRKPASPRVEGTLNLIGMALIFGLAIFLIFQDVQRLIL, encoded by the coding sequence TTGCAAATCATACTGAGCATTATTGTAACGCTGCTGGTGCTTACCGCGCTGGTAGTGGCGCATGAATTTGGACACTATATCGTAGCAAAAAAACGCGGGATCAAGGTCGCGGAGTTTGCAATCGGTTTTGGGCCGAAGCTTATCAAATGGCATCGGGGAGAAACCGAATTTTCAATCCGGCCGTTTTTTATCGGCGGATATAACAAATTTGCGGATGACGAAGAGAAGGAGCCTGTGCCCGGAGACTTTCGGGCCGCGTCACTAAAAAGCCGCTTCCTGACGATTATTGCCGGCCCACTGATGAATGTGATCGTTGCAGTCATTCTTGCGGCGGTACTCCTCATGACAGTGGGCAACGCGCAGCCTGTCGTTACGGGATTGGAGCAAAATTCTACTGCGCAGGCTGCTGGGATCATGGAGGGCGATATTATCCGTGAAATGAATGGCGTTCGTATCGATTTTACCTATGACCTGCAGGACGCATACGGCGCGGCTCAGGGAGATAAGCTTTTACTTACCGTTGAACGCGGCGGAGAGAAACTTTCCTTCAGCATTCCCTATGAGCAGGAGGAAGTAGACGGCAGGAAAGTGACAGGTATGTCCCTTTCGCTTGAACCGCGTACTTTTAATTTTTTCGAGGCTATTGTTTTGAGCTTTAAATGGCTGTTCCTGGTGACGCGCGAAATGATTATGGCATTGGGAAGCCTGTTTTTTATGGGGCAGGGAGTGGAAAATATGTCTGGGATCGTAGGCGTTGCCAGTATGGTCGGACAGGCGGCGATGATCGGCTGGGATCAGGTAGTCAATTTGACGGCTCTTCTGAGTATCAATCTTGCGATTGTAAACCTGCTTCCCATTCCCGCGCTTGACGGCGGCAAGATCGTTCTCTATGCGGTGGAAGGAATTCGCAGAAAGCCCGCCTCTCCCAGAGTGGAGGGAACGCTTAACCTGATCGGCATGGCGCTTATTTTCGGGCTTGCAATTTTCCTGATTTTTCAGGATGTACAGCGGCTGATATTGTAG
- a CDS encoding PolC-type DNA polymerase III has protein sequence MIDKINKDKRFSNLIQFDRVEFISEEGVLKVFFKTTEHLSPFDFLKAKRELEESCDAKVRVSLDQSHYASELFGEEKILEQYLKDYLILSEPTVMPFIQPAKITQDDRILEICCTSKMAEGIVSTMKLNTLSEHFLRDIYGVNRGVRISISEDANSGYEPSAEVQKAICSQNMAPKRTVRPAESREPAPPPWEAPPVQEKEEMQAPSADPAAGTPRKTAQQGAVTKMCDLKPDTRITIEGEVVYTEDKELKNGELIKHKFVLSDYTSSITCFFLESNKYKTRLVPPKKGQWVVVTGLCADDSFEHEKTVKAQKIERSNHKDREDKAGSKRVELHVHTQMSAQDAVSDVKKIVARAAKWGHKAIAITDHGVVQAFPDAANAAKANGIHLIYGVEGYMVDDSKRIYDSDAPKGFQDEYVVFDIETTGLSHINCDITEIGAVRVVNGELTDRFQTFVRPGGPIPPKIVSLTGINDDMVKDAPLPEVALAEFRQFCGDNAVLVAHNSDFDTKFIFHKSQQFGITYGNTVVDSLALCRLALPKLKNHKLNTVAAHLHIPLEHHRAVNDAVCTAKIMLECFREFEKQGVQDMQGVNQMFAEHANGKNAKTYHIILLCKNKRGLKNLYKLVSFAHLDYFYRKPRMPKSVIDAHREGLIIGSACEAGELYQAMLAGADEKKLAKIASFYDYLEIQPTANNEFMVKKGILANNEDIRRINRRIVELGRKLDKPTVATCDVHFLDPHEEYFRRIIFQIQGYDDTGQAPLYLRTTDEMLREFAYLGEETAYEVVVENSNKIADMTEEIELFQSETAMPSLPNAAENITELAFRTAKEKYGDPLPELIEARLKRELDSIVSHGFSVLYYSAHLLVKKSNEDGYLVGSRGSVGSSLAATMTGITEVNPLPPHYVCPKCKHSDFDIDKEKYPSGVDLPDAVCPECGTKYLKDGYDIPFEVFLGIDADKVPDIDLNFSGEYQPTAHKYTEVMFGKGHVFRAGTISAVKDKIAYGYVKKFLEQTGTQANEAEVNRLVQGVSGVKKTTGQHPGGIVIVPHDMEVYDFTPVQKPADSAEAEWVTTHFDFNSMHDILIKLDILGHDVPTIIRLLQDATGIDPLTIPLDDKPTMELFSGLGPLGLKSKDLLGIQTGTLGIPEFGTKFVRQMLMDTKPTTMSEIVRISGLSHGTDVWLGNAQDLIKAGTCTLKEAICTRDDIMNYLVDKGVEKRMAFFIMEATRKGKVAKNGFTEDMQRALDDAHIADWFVESCKKIKYMFPKAHAVAYVIMAYRIAYCKVHYPEAFYSSYFTVRSNDFDASYVLGGLDDIKKNWQMIENNGNATANEKNMATMLEVACEMYLRGYHFLPVDLNRSDAEKFLIEEGGLRLPFLSIPKLGGNAAAKVVEEREKGAFISIEDLRKRAKLSSSVIDEMQKMGTLTGLSQTNQLSLFDF, from the coding sequence GTGATCGACAAAATTAACAAAGATAAGCGTTTTTCAAATCTAATACAGTTTGACCGGGTAGAATTTATTTCGGAAGAAGGGGTGCTGAAAGTATTTTTCAAAACGACGGAGCATCTCTCGCCCTTTGACTTTTTAAAAGCAAAGCGCGAATTGGAAGAATCCTGCGACGCAAAGGTAAGAGTCTCGCTTGACCAATCGCATTACGCATCCGAACTGTTCGGAGAAGAAAAAATTTTGGAGCAATATCTGAAGGATTACCTGATTCTGTCGGAACCTACTGTTATGCCCTTTATCCAACCGGCAAAAATAACGCAGGACGACCGGATTTTGGAAATTTGCTGCACGTCAAAAATGGCAGAGGGTATTGTCAGTACAATGAAGCTTAATACGCTTTCTGAGCACTTTCTGCGCGATATATACGGAGTGAACAGGGGAGTGCGCATCAGTATTTCCGAAGACGCCAATAGCGGCTATGAACCTTCCGCTGAAGTACAGAAGGCGATTTGTTCGCAGAATATGGCTCCCAAACGCACAGTGCGTCCGGCTGAAAGCCGCGAACCGGCGCCGCCGCCGTGGGAGGCCCCGCCGGTTCAGGAAAAGGAAGAGATGCAGGCCCCGTCTGCCGATCCGGCGGCGGGAACGCCAAGAAAGACAGCTCAGCAGGGCGCTGTTACAAAAATGTGCGACCTCAAGCCCGACACCCGTATCACAATCGAGGGAGAGGTTGTCTATACGGAAGACAAAGAATTGAAAAATGGGGAACTTATCAAGCACAAGTTTGTGCTTTCTGATTACACCTCCAGTATCACTTGCTTCTTTTTGGAGAGCAATAAATATAAGACGCGGCTCGTACCGCCGAAAAAGGGCCAGTGGGTCGTTGTGACGGGCCTGTGCGCGGACGACAGCTTTGAACACGAGAAAACGGTTAAGGCGCAAAAAATTGAGAGATCAAACCACAAAGACCGCGAGGACAAGGCCGGTTCAAAACGTGTGGAGTTACATGTTCATACGCAGATGTCTGCGCAGGACGCTGTTTCTGATGTCAAAAAGATTGTTGCCCGCGCTGCAAAGTGGGGGCATAAAGCGATCGCCATTACAGATCACGGCGTTGTACAGGCATTTCCCGATGCCGCCAATGCGGCCAAGGCAAACGGGATACATCTGATCTACGGCGTAGAAGGATATATGGTCGACGACTCGAAGCGCATCTATGACTCGGACGCTCCCAAAGGATTTCAGGACGAATATGTGGTGTTTGATATCGAAACCACGGGACTTTCCCATATTAACTGCGATATCACCGAAATTGGCGCTGTACGCGTTGTAAACGGTGAACTTACAGACCGCTTTCAAACGTTTGTACGGCCTGGCGGGCCGATTCCCCCTAAGATTGTATCACTGACGGGGATCAATGACGATATGGTAAAGGATGCCCCCCTTCCTGAGGTCGCATTGGCCGAATTCCGGCAGTTTTGCGGTGATAACGCAGTACTTGTCGCACATAATTCGGATTTCGATACGAAGTTTATTTTCCACAAATCCCAACAATTCGGTATCACGTACGGGAATACGGTCGTGGACTCCCTTGCTTTATGCCGCCTTGCCTTGCCTAAGCTTAAAAACCATAAGCTGAATACGGTAGCGGCACATTTGCACATTCCGCTCGAGCACCACCGTGCTGTGAACGATGCGGTATGTACTGCCAAAATTATGCTCGAATGTTTCCGCGAATTTGAAAAACAAGGCGTACAGGATATGCAGGGCGTGAACCAAATGTTCGCAGAGCATGCGAACGGGAAAAATGCAAAAACTTACCATATTATCCTCTTATGCAAAAATAAGCGGGGGCTGAAGAATCTCTATAAGTTGGTATCCTTTGCACATCTTGACTATTTTTACCGCAAGCCACGTATGCCAAAAAGCGTGATCGACGCGCATCGGGAAGGCCTTATTATCGGATCTGCCTGCGAAGCGGGCGAACTTTATCAGGCGATGCTCGCGGGCGCTGACGAAAAGAAGCTGGCAAAAATCGCTTCTTTTTACGATTACCTTGAGATACAGCCCACGGCCAACAATGAATTTATGGTAAAAAAGGGAATCCTTGCCAATAACGAGGATATCCGGCGTATCAATAGGCGGATTGTGGAACTCGGAAGGAAACTGGACAAGCCAACCGTTGCGACATGCGACGTACATTTTCTTGATCCGCACGAGGAGTATTTCCGCCGGATCATTTTCCAGATACAGGGCTACGATGATACCGGGCAGGCACCGCTGTATTTGCGTACAACGGATGAAATGCTCAGGGAATTTGCATATCTGGGAGAAGAGACGGCCTATGAAGTCGTTGTTGAGAATTCCAATAAAATTGCAGACATGACGGAGGAAATTGAACTTTTTCAGTCGGAAACGGCAATGCCCAGCCTGCCAAACGCAGCGGAAAATATTACGGAGCTTGCATTCAGAACGGCTAAGGAAAAATATGGAGATCCGCTTCCTGAGTTGATAGAGGCCCGCCTGAAGCGCGAACTGGACTCTATCGTTTCCCACGGGTTCTCGGTTTTGTATTACAGCGCCCATTTGCTGGTTAAGAAATCTAATGAAGACGGATACCTCGTTGGTTCGAGGGGGTCGGTCGGCTCCAGCCTTGCCGCTACGATGACGGGAATCACGGAGGTCAATCCCTTGCCGCCGCATTACGTATGCCCGAAATGCAAACATTCGGATTTCGACATCGATAAGGAAAAATATCCTTCCGGCGTCGATTTGCCCGATGCGGTATGTCCGGAATGCGGCACAAAATACCTGAAAGACGGATATGATATTCCCTTTGAGGTCTTCCTCGGGATCGATGCGGATAAAGTGCCCGACATTGACCTCAATTTCTCGGGGGAATACCAGCCGACCGCACATAAATACACGGAAGTGATGTTTGGCAAGGGGCATGTGTTTCGGGCCGGTACAATCAGCGCCGTGAAAGACAAGATCGCCTATGGATACGTTAAGAAGTTCCTGGAGCAAACGGGGACGCAGGCGAATGAAGCGGAGGTCAACCGCCTTGTGCAGGGGGTTTCCGGCGTGAAGAAAACGACGGGGCAACATCCCGGCGGAATTGTGATCGTGCCGCACGACATGGAAGTTTATGATTTTACTCCCGTGCAAAAACCGGCAGATTCAGCGGAAGCGGAATGGGTCACGACACATTTTGATTTCAACTCCATGCATGACATCCTGATTAAACTCGATATCCTCGGCCATGATGTGCCGACTATCATCAGGCTCCTACAGGATGCTACGGGAATTGACCCGCTCACGATCCCGCTGGATGATAAACCGACGATGGAATTGTTCTCCGGTCTGGGGCCGCTGGGGTTGAAATCAAAGGATTTGCTGGGAATACAGACAGGGACGCTCGGCATCCCTGAGTTCGGCACAAAATTTGTACGCCAGATGCTGATGGATACGAAGCCGACAACAATGTCTGAAATCGTGCGGATCAGCGGCCTGTCCCACGGTACGGATGTGTGGTTGGGAAACGCGCAGGACCTGATCAAAGCAGGGACCTGCACACTGAAGGAAGCAATCTGTACGCGCGACGACATCATGAACTACCTGGTGGATAAAGGCGTGGAGAAGCGAATGGCATTCTTTATCATGGAAGCTACCCGTAAGGGCAAGGTCGCGAAAAACGGATTCACGGAAGACATGCAAAGAGCGCTTGACGACGCGCATATTGCGGACTGGTTCGTTGAATCCTGTAAGAAGATCAAATATATGTTCCCAAAGGCGCACGCCGTGGCCTATGTTATCATGGCATACCGCATCGCCTACTGCAAGGTGCATTACCCGGAGGCATTCTATTCCTCTTATTTCACGGTTCGCTCCAATGACTTTGATGCGTCCTATGTTCTCGGCGGGCTGGACGACATCAAAAAGAACTGGCAAATGATCGAGAACAATGGAAATGCGACAGCGAATGAGAAGAACATGGCAACCATGCTCGAGGTGGCTTGTGAAATGTATCTGCGTGGCTATCATTTCCTGCCGGTAGACCTGAACCGTTCTGATGCGGAAAAATTCCTGATCGAAGAGGGGGGACTGCGCCTGCCGTTCCTTTCTATTCCGAAACTGGGTGGTAACGCGGCGGCAAAAGTGGTGGAAGAGCGCGAGAAAGGAGCTTTTATCTCCATAGAAGACCTGCGGAAACGCGCTAAGCTTTCCTCTTCCGTAATTGATGAGATGCAGAAAATGGGAACGCTTACCGGCCTTTCACAGACCAATCAGCTGAGTCTCTTCGATTTTTAG